In Brevibacillus brevis, a genomic segment contains:
- a CDS encoding SDR family NAD(P)-dependent oxidoreductase, giving the protein MDRVCLVTGGGSGIGKAICKKVANEGAKVIVADLLLEKAEMVSDEIRSEGGEAVPIQVDVTQFLDVKQMVQKAENVFDRIDVLVNNAGWSSVESFLESNESTWDKEIDINLKGVLYTCKTVLPIMMKQGYGKVINISSEAGVVGAASKVVYSAAKGGVISFTKALAREMARHNITVNSISPGVTKTPLLNELESGKPGLIAKLEKLVPLRRLAEPEDIANTVCLFASYEGDYITGQTLSVSGGITMN; this is encoded by the coding sequence ATGGATCGAGTCTGTCTTGTTACTGGTGGTGGTAGTGGAATTGGGAAAGCTATCTGTAAAAAAGTTGCCAATGAGGGTGCGAAAGTCATCGTAGCTGACCTCCTATTAGAAAAAGCGGAAATGGTATCGGATGAAATTCGATCTGAGGGCGGGGAAGCTGTACCCATTCAGGTTGATGTCACGCAATTTTTAGACGTGAAGCAAATGGTACAGAAAGCGGAGAACGTTTTTGATCGAATCGATGTTCTTGTAAACAATGCTGGCTGGTCATCCGTAGAATCATTCTTGGAAAGTAATGAAAGTACATGGGATAAGGAGATCGATATAAACCTAAAGGGAGTTTTATATACATGCAAAACAGTTTTACCAATCATGATGAAACAAGGATATGGAAAAGTAATCAATATAAGTTCCGAAGCTGGAGTGGTGGGAGCTGCCAGTAAGGTGGTTTATTCAGCAGCAAAGGGGGGAGTCATTTCTTTTACGAAGGCTTTGGCAAGAGAAATGGCACGACATAATATTACCGTCAATTCCATAAGCCCAGGTGTTACCAAAACTCCTTTATTAAATGAATTAGAATCGGGTAAGCCGGGACTAATTGCGAAGCTGGAAAAGCTCGTTCCTTTGAGACGTCTTGCAGAGCCGGAAGATATTGCGAATACTGTCTGCTTATTTGCCTCTTATGAGGGAGATTATATTACCGGTCAAACATTGAGCGTCTCAGGCGGAATAACCATGAATTGA
- a CDS encoding NAD(P)-dependent alcohol dehydrogenase, whose product MKAIVLRKIGGPENLCLEEVETPKPKANEVVVQLKYASLNRRDLFITQGLYPKIMLPCILGSDGAGEVIAIGGEVKGLQMGSEVIINPAMNWGPDDTKTSPDYHTLGMPKNGTFSQYIVVSEEDLFPKPEYLSWEEAAALPLAGVTAFSAAVIKGDVKEGETVLIPGIGGGVAQYALQIAVAKGANVYVTSGNEEKLARAKQLGAIDGVNYRSSDWVKQLRSKMGGADLIIDGVGGASFHDFIYLTKQGGRIVTYGATNGPVDQFVLPRIFFKNMDIRGAMMGSPRHFLLMLKFFDNYKIRPVIDRSFPLECATEALLHVNKGANFGKITLEIPQ is encoded by the coding sequence ATGAAAGCGATCGTCTTACGCAAAATTGGAGGTCCAGAGAATCTGTGTCTGGAAGAGGTAGAGACACCGAAGCCGAAAGCAAATGAAGTGGTCGTTCAATTAAAATATGCTAGCTTAAACCGTAGAGACCTTTTTATTACCCAAGGATTGTATCCGAAAATAATGCTTCCTTGTATTCTAGGATCCGATGGGGCAGGAGAAGTGATTGCTATCGGTGGAGAAGTGAAAGGACTTCAGATGGGTAGTGAAGTCATCATTAATCCAGCAATGAATTGGGGGCCAGACGATACAAAGACAAGTCCAGACTATCATACATTAGGTATGCCTAAAAACGGCACATTTTCTCAATATATCGTGGTTTCGGAGGAGGATCTTTTTCCTAAGCCGGAATATCTCTCATGGGAAGAAGCCGCAGCTCTTCCTCTTGCTGGTGTAACCGCTTTTAGCGCTGCCGTTATAAAGGGTGACGTAAAAGAAGGGGAAACGGTTTTAATCCCGGGCATTGGAGGCGGTGTGGCACAGTATGCCCTGCAAATAGCGGTTGCAAAAGGGGCGAACGTTTATGTGACGTCTGGAAACGAAGAAAAACTAGCCCGCGCAAAACAACTAGGAGCCATTGATGGGGTGAATTATCGGTCGTCAGATTGGGTAAAGCAGCTTCGCAGCAAGATGGGAGGGGCGGACTTAATTATAGACGGGGTCGGGGGAGCAAGTTTTCACGATTTTATCTACTTAACCAAACAGGGTGGACGCATCGTTACCTACGGTGCAACTAACGGACCGGTAGATCAATTTGTTCTCCCTAGAATATTTTTCAAGAATATGGACATTAGAGGTGCGATGATGGGCAGCCCTCGACATTTTTTGTTGATGTTAAAATTTTTTGATAACTATAAGATTCGCCCTGTAATTGACCGTTCCTTTCCGTTAGAGTGCGCAACAGAAGCACTGCTGCATGTGAACAAAGGGGCAAACTTCGGCAAAATCACATTGGAAATTCCTCAATAG
- a CDS encoding AMP-binding protein, whose protein sequence is MNSFFTVYLKGIIPISALFFDDNYLDSVQRILQEVDSIKLAVCIQPKKETEYVSYESFIESRTTSEPDSDMEDEDIHSIYFTSGTTGTPKGVMRTHASNMAMAIEFAFLLHIFPNHTCNWLYTLPISSSSFYGLAISAFLVGGKVVLLKDFHAEECMRLLVNEQITHTLLASTAWDILLDYVEDFSKYDLSHMKHALWGGMTIPEWTVSQLELRGFPVPVGGSYGLTESPGATLNANPTVRKSKSAGKLTPSMEIRIADENGKEVQRGQVGEIAVRGPVLMNGYYNNKELTEATIVDGWFRTGDCGFFDEDGELFVVDRIKDMIVSGGENIYPTEVENVIAGLSTVREVAIIGVPDKKWGQSVLAYVVPEKQATLIKEDIVEHCRKFLASYKKPKHVVFIEEIPKNLMGKFDKIQLLKMWQATNSETLSSQ, encoded by the coding sequence ATGAACTCTTTTTTCACTGTCTACCTTAAGGGGATAATACCAATATCAGCACTCTTTTTTGATGATAACTATCTGGATTCCGTACAACGAATCCTCCAGGAAGTAGATAGTATAAAATTGGCCGTATGTATTCAGCCGAAGAAAGAAACGGAATATGTTTCCTATGAATCTTTCATCGAATCGAGAACGACTTCCGAACCGGATTCAGATATGGAAGACGAAGATATCCACTCGATCTATTTTACCTCGGGGACAACCGGGACACCTAAGGGTGTTATGAGAACACACGCAAGTAATATGGCAATGGCTATTGAATTTGCATTTCTCTTACATATCTTTCCCAATCATACTTGCAATTGGCTTTATACACTTCCTATTAGTAGCTCTTCCTTTTATGGTTTAGCTATTTCTGCTTTTCTAGTAGGGGGAAAAGTTGTTTTACTAAAAGATTTCCATGCAGAGGAGTGCATGAGGCTTCTTGTGAATGAACAAATTACACATACCCTATTAGCATCAACAGCATGGGATATACTGCTAGACTATGTAGAAGATTTCAGCAAATATGACCTTTCTCACATGAAGCATGCCCTATGGGGAGGAATGACGATCCCGGAATGGACAGTCTCTCAACTTGAATTGCGGGGCTTTCCAGTACCAGTTGGAGGCAGCTATGGTTTAACGGAATCGCCTGGGGCTACTTTGAATGCGAATCCAACTGTTAGGAAAAGCAAATCGGCTGGAAAATTAACGCCTTCCATGGAAATTCGGATCGCCGATGAAAATGGAAAGGAAGTACAACGAGGACAGGTTGGAGAAATTGCTGTGAGAGGGCCTGTTCTGATGAACGGATATTACAACAATAAGGAATTAACGGAAGCGACCATAGTAGATGGTTGGTTCCGGACGGGTGATTGCGGTTTTTTTGATGAAGATGGAGAATTATTTGTCGTTGATCGAATAAAAGATATGATCGTCAGCGGAGGGGAAAACATCTATCCAACTGAAGTCGAAAATGTCATCGCAGGGCTTAGTACGGTAAGAGAAGTAGCGATTATAGGAGTTCCAGATAAGAAATGGGGACAGTCTGTTTTGGCATATGTTGTACCTGAAAAACAGGCTACTCTTATAAAAGAAGATATTGTAGAGCATTGCCGGAAGTTTCTTGCCAGTTATAAAAAACCAAAACATGTCGTGTTTATTGAAGAAATTCCAAAGAATCTAATGGGGAAATTCGATAAGATACAGTTGTTGAAAATGTGGCAAGCCACCAACTCCGAGACATTATCGAGTCAATAA
- a CDS encoding MaoC/PaaZ C-terminal domain-containing protein has product MHPISREVIGTTIGEHTFEYTWRDMVLYALGVGAKENEMEYLYEKSLKAIPTFGAVPYWGTFGITPYRAIPRNVVISLNLNLEGSLHMSHELILHKPIPPMGATFTFDDVVADIFDRGGKGAVIRSELTAYDTDGEKVFTNIGDTYFRDYFAPDSEIYPRSEVVFPNRAPDFMERDLIPSTQNLLYRLSGDTNLLHVDSETAAQAGFPKPNMQGLCTLGYACRMSINFLFPKEPERMKRIGAQMRNPLFPGTEMELQLWKIAEYRAYFRLVDLSTGKPALEKGFIEWR; this is encoded by the coding sequence TTGCATCCCATTAGTAGAGAAGTTATCGGAACCACGATCGGCGAGCACACATTTGAATATACGTGGAGGGACATGGTCTTATATGCCCTTGGAGTGGGTGCGAAAGAGAATGAAATGGAGTATCTTTACGAAAAAAGCCTTAAGGCAATTCCTACTTTTGGTGCCGTCCCTTACTGGGGAACATTTGGAATCACTCCTTACCGTGCAATTCCTCGTAATGTGGTTATATCTCTGAACCTTAATTTGGAAGGCAGCCTTCATATGTCTCATGAACTAATCCTTCATAAACCGATACCTCCGATGGGCGCCACCTTTACTTTCGATGATGTGGTTGCTGATATTTTTGACCGAGGCGGTAAAGGTGCGGTGATTAGAAGCGAACTGACCGCTTATGATACGGATGGAGAAAAGGTATTTACAAATATTGGCGATACCTATTTTCGCGATTACTTTGCTCCTGATTCAGAGATCTACCCAAGAAGTGAGGTTGTATTTCCTAACAGGGCTCCCGACTTTATGGAAAGAGATCTGATCCCAAGTACGCAAAACCTGTTATACAGATTAAGCGGGGATACGAATCTTCTTCATGTTGATTCCGAAACAGCGGCTCAAGCAGGCTTTCCTAAACCCAATATGCAAGGGTTATGTACTTTGGGATACGCCTGCCGAATGTCGATAAACTTTCTTTTTCCAAAAGAACCGGAAAGAATGAAGCGCATTGGAGCGCAAATGAGAAACCCACTCTTTCCAGGAACAGAAATGGAGCTTCAACTTTGGAAAATTGCGGAATACAGAGCATATTTCAGGCTTGTTGACTTGTCTACCGGTAAGCCAGCTCTCGAAAAAGGTTTCATTGAATGGAGGTAA